A window of the Oncorhynchus mykiss isolate Arlee chromosome 15, USDA_OmykA_1.1, whole genome shotgun sequence genome harbors these coding sequences:
- the LOC110510817 gene encoding uncharacterized protein LOC110510817 isoform X1, with product MSRSVGRMSLLLCCIVMALHLSTGLDAAPGVVNTTEEEVEGVDSQSPCPAGWHQNEHRCFSFCPVWATWATAELYCSQHRGNLVSVHSPGQQVFVQDLVRRHTDQPVWIGGYDAAQEGMWLWSDGSAVDSFYWEEDEPSNSGQGENCMELHTGGGQGWNDVSCAELRFYVCSMETRSGLASLPSQKKKHERELVEEVSIYDVLWETSERVADEILDTAFLRGMYSRRLPARCYADFCHQEVLYLDRVTTMLQVLIRTVQGPPDIMMFLRRTHQRYQESMKEAQIQTPPHLNLSSIQPSAAVRQYLQSFHEIVNEEPIYWLVSLLPRALLRPYLAQNLPLGERTRQGPSPCLYPWLNLFPCPCYQWGREDMKPDQRN from the exons ATGTCCAG GTCGGTTGGCAGAATGTCTCTGCTGCTTTGTTGTATAGTGATGGCTCTGCACCTCTCAACAG GGCTGGATGCTGCCCCGGGGGTGGTGAACActacagaggaggaggtggaaggggtGGACTCCCAGTCACCATGCCCAGCCGGGTGGCATCAGAATGAGCATCGCTGCTTCTCCTTCTGCCCCGTCTGGGCCACCTGGGCcactgcagag tTGTACTGCTCCCAGCACAGAGGGAACCTGGTGTCGGTTCACAGCCCGGGTCAACAGGTGTTTGTCCAGGATCTGGTCAGGAGACACACAGACCAGCCGGTCTGGATAGGAGGCTACGATGCAGCTCAG GAGGGGATGTGGCTGTGGAGTGACGGCTCAGCTGTTGACAGTTTCTACTGGGAGGAGGATGAGCCCAGTAACTCTGGACAGGGGGAGAACTGTATGGAGCTACACACTGgag GTGGGCAGGGCTGGAATGACGTGTCCTGTGCAGAGCTGAGGTTCTATGTGTGTTCTATGgagacaag ATCTGGTTTAGCATCATTGCCAAGTCAGAAGAAAAAACACGAGAGAG agcTGGTTGAAGAGGTGAGTATTTATGACGTCCTGTGGGAGACCAGTGAGAGAGTAGCAGATGAGATCCTCGACACAGCCTTCCTCAGGGGGATGTATTCCAGACGTCTGCCTGCCCGCTGCTATGCTGACTTCTGCCACCAGGAGGTGCTATACCTGGACAGAGTCACCACCATGCTGCAG GTGCTGATCAGAACAGTCCAGGGTCCTCCAGACATCATGATGTTTCTCCGGAGAACACATCAACGCTACCAGGAGTCTATGAAGGAGGCCCAGATCCAAACTCCACCACACCTG AACCTGTCCTCCATCCAGCCCTCTGCAGCTGTGCGTCAGTACCTCCAGAGCTTCCATGAAATTGTGAATGAGGAGCCCATCTACTGGCTGGTGTCTCTGCTGCCCAGAGCCCTGCTCAGACCTTACCTGGCACAGAACCTGCCCCTGGGAGAGAGGACCAGACAAggcccc
- the LOC110510817 gene encoding uncharacterized protein LOC110510817 isoform X2 has product MSLLLCCIVMALHLSTGLDAAPGVVNTTEEEVEGVDSQSPCPAGWHQNEHRCFSFCPVWATWATAELYCSQHRGNLVSVHSPGQQVFVQDLVRRHTDQPVWIGGYDAAQEGMWLWSDGSAVDSFYWEEDEPSNSGQGENCMELHTGGGQGWNDVSCAELRFYVCSMETRSGLASLPSQKKKHERELVEEVSIYDVLWETSERVADEILDTAFLRGMYSRRLPARCYADFCHQEVLYLDRVTTMLQVLIRTVQGPPDIMMFLRRTHQRYQESMKEAQIQTPPHLNLSSIQPSAAVRQYLQSFHEIVNEEPIYWLVSLLPRALLRPYLAQNLPLGERTRQGPSPCLYPWLNLFPCPCYQWGREDMKPDQRN; this is encoded by the exons ATGTCTCTGCTGCTTTGTTGTATAGTGATGGCTCTGCACCTCTCAACAG GGCTGGATGCTGCCCCGGGGGTGGTGAACActacagaggaggaggtggaaggggtGGACTCCCAGTCACCATGCCCAGCCGGGTGGCATCAGAATGAGCATCGCTGCTTCTCCTTCTGCCCCGTCTGGGCCACCTGGGCcactgcagag tTGTACTGCTCCCAGCACAGAGGGAACCTGGTGTCGGTTCACAGCCCGGGTCAACAGGTGTTTGTCCAGGATCTGGTCAGGAGACACACAGACCAGCCGGTCTGGATAGGAGGCTACGATGCAGCTCAG GAGGGGATGTGGCTGTGGAGTGACGGCTCAGCTGTTGACAGTTTCTACTGGGAGGAGGATGAGCCCAGTAACTCTGGACAGGGGGAGAACTGTATGGAGCTACACACTGgag GTGGGCAGGGCTGGAATGACGTGTCCTGTGCAGAGCTGAGGTTCTATGTGTGTTCTATGgagacaag ATCTGGTTTAGCATCATTGCCAAGTCAGAAGAAAAAACACGAGAGAG agcTGGTTGAAGAGGTGAGTATTTATGACGTCCTGTGGGAGACCAGTGAGAGAGTAGCAGATGAGATCCTCGACACAGCCTTCCTCAGGGGGATGTATTCCAGACGTCTGCCTGCCCGCTGCTATGCTGACTTCTGCCACCAGGAGGTGCTATACCTGGACAGAGTCACCACCATGCTGCAG GTGCTGATCAGAACAGTCCAGGGTCCTCCAGACATCATGATGTTTCTCCGGAGAACACATCAACGCTACCAGGAGTCTATGAAGGAGGCCCAGATCCAAACTCCACCACACCTG AACCTGTCCTCCATCCAGCCCTCTGCAGCTGTGCGTCAGTACCTCCAGAGCTTCCATGAAATTGTGAATGAGGAGCCCATCTACTGGCTGGTGTCTCTGCTGCCCAGAGCCCTGCTCAGACCTTACCTGGCACAGAACCTGCCCCTGGGAGAGAGGACCAGACAAggcccc
- the LOC110510817 gene encoding uncharacterized protein LOC110510817 isoform X3 encodes MNFTRPIINHLWLDAAPGVVNTTEEEVEGVDSQSPCPAGWHQNEHRCFSFCPVWATWATAELYCSQHRGNLVSVHSPGQQVFVQDLVRRHTDQPVWIGGYDAAQEGMWLWSDGSAVDSFYWEEDEPSNSGQGENCMELHTGGGQGWNDVSCAELRFYVCSMETRSGLASLPSQKKKHERELVEEVSIYDVLWETSERVADEILDTAFLRGMYSRRLPARCYADFCHQEVLYLDRVTTMLQVLIRTVQGPPDIMMFLRRTHQRYQESMKEAQIQTPPHLNLSSIQPSAAVRQYLQSFHEIVNEEPIYWLVSLLPRALLRPYLAQNLPLGERTRQGPSPCLYPWLNLFPCPCYQWGREDMKPDQRN; translated from the exons ATGAATTTCACTCGGCCAATCATCAACCATCTGT GGCTGGATGCTGCCCCGGGGGTGGTGAACActacagaggaggaggtggaaggggtGGACTCCCAGTCACCATGCCCAGCCGGGTGGCATCAGAATGAGCATCGCTGCTTCTCCTTCTGCCCCGTCTGGGCCACCTGGGCcactgcagag tTGTACTGCTCCCAGCACAGAGGGAACCTGGTGTCGGTTCACAGCCCGGGTCAACAGGTGTTTGTCCAGGATCTGGTCAGGAGACACACAGACCAGCCGGTCTGGATAGGAGGCTACGATGCAGCTCAG GAGGGGATGTGGCTGTGGAGTGACGGCTCAGCTGTTGACAGTTTCTACTGGGAGGAGGATGAGCCCAGTAACTCTGGACAGGGGGAGAACTGTATGGAGCTACACACTGgag GTGGGCAGGGCTGGAATGACGTGTCCTGTGCAGAGCTGAGGTTCTATGTGTGTTCTATGgagacaag ATCTGGTTTAGCATCATTGCCAAGTCAGAAGAAAAAACACGAGAGAG agcTGGTTGAAGAGGTGAGTATTTATGACGTCCTGTGGGAGACCAGTGAGAGAGTAGCAGATGAGATCCTCGACACAGCCTTCCTCAGGGGGATGTATTCCAGACGTCTGCCTGCCCGCTGCTATGCTGACTTCTGCCACCAGGAGGTGCTATACCTGGACAGAGTCACCACCATGCTGCAG GTGCTGATCAGAACAGTCCAGGGTCCTCCAGACATCATGATGTTTCTCCGGAGAACACATCAACGCTACCAGGAGTCTATGAAGGAGGCCCAGATCCAAACTCCACCACACCTG AACCTGTCCTCCATCCAGCCCTCTGCAGCTGTGCGTCAGTACCTCCAGAGCTTCCATGAAATTGTGAATGAGGAGCCCATCTACTGGCTGGTGTCTCTGCTGCCCAGAGCCCTGCTCAGACCTTACCTGGCACAGAACCTGCCCCTGGGAGAGAGGACCAGACAAggcccc